A genomic region of Sulfolobales archaeon contains the following coding sequences:
- a CDS encoding Zn-dependent hydrolase, with amino-acid sequence MPQDLLDPQRFLETFRRFSEIGWDSERGMYRLSLSESDLRARRLLIEILRSIGASISYDEAGNIIAEIREGDEVIAIGSHLDSVPGGGKYDGALGVIAGLEILRIISLSRLKTRHRIMLIDFTNEEGSRWTPSLMGSGLSTGVYDINYIYSRRDRDGISFGEALERSGFKGDRRNNLVNRPPKYYLELHIEQGPELDSEGYQIGIPLGIVSIRNWECVFRGESNHAGTTPMEARRDPLIGFSKLVQRVREYALRRKLVRATVGRVDVYPGIHNVIPGEVRFSLEARSPEDRYLEDFEGFVGRQGAAIADEEGIEFEFREAFTIRGVRFDDDVVSAIEDACRSLGLRYKKMWSWAGHDAQHMARISKTGMIFVPSVGGRSHSRDEYTRDEDMINGLRVLLETVLRLDKR; translated from the coding sequence TTGCCCCAAGATCTCCTAGATCCGCAGAGGTTTCTCGAAACGTTCAGAAGATTCTCCGAAATAGGGTGGGATAGTGAGAGGGGTATGTATAGGCTTTCTCTGAGTGAAAGCGATCTAAGGGCTAGGAGGCTTTTAATAGAGATCCTAAGATCCATAGGAGCCTCCATATCATATGATGAAGCAGGGAACATAATCGCAGAAATAAGAGAGGGGGATGAGGTGATTGCAATAGGATCGCATCTAGACTCTGTACCAGGCGGTGGGAAATATGATGGTGCTCTTGGGGTTATAGCTGGGCTAGAGATTCTGAGAATAATAAGTCTCTCTCGCCTCAAGACTAGGCATAGGATCATGCTTATAGATTTTACCAATGAAGAAGGTTCTAGATGGACCCCCTCTCTAATGGGTTCAGGCCTATCCACAGGAGTCTATGATATTAATTACATATATTCTAGAAGGGATCGAGATGGGATTAGCTTTGGAGAGGCGTTGGAGAGATCTGGTTTTAAGGGGGATAGAAGGAATAACCTCGTGAATAGGCCTCCCAAGTATTATCTAGAGCTTCACATAGAGCAGGGCCCCGAGCTAGATTCTGAGGGATATCAGATAGGGATCCCACTGGGGATTGTATCGATAAGAAATTGGGAGTGCGTGTTCAGAGGAGAGAGCAATCATGCGGGCACAACTCCTATGGAGGCTAGGAGGGATCCGCTGATAGGGTTTTCAAAGCTTGTCCAGAGGGTTAGAGAGTATGCTTTGAGGAGAAAACTTGTGAGAGCTACTGTTGGGAGGGTAGATGTATATCCTGGGATACACAATGTGATCCCGGGAGAGGTTAGGTTCAGCCTAGAGGCTAGGAGCCCCGAGGATAGATATTTAGAGGATTTCGAGGGGTTTGTGGGTAGGCAGGGAGCTGCGATAGCTGATGAGGAGGGCATCGAGTTCGAGTTTAGAGAGGCTTTCACGATAAGGGGTGTTAGGTTTGACGATGATGTGGTCTCTGCGATTGAGGATGCATGTAGAAGCCTCGGGCTTCGCTATAAGAAGATGTGGAGCTGGGCTGGTCATGATGCTCAGCATATGGCTAGGATTTCGAAGACAGGTATGATCTTTGTACCATCTGTTGGTGGTAGAAGCCATAGTAGGGATGAATATACTAGGGATGAGGATATGATCAATGGCCTCAGGGTTCTTCTAGAAACCGTTTTGAGGCTTGATAAGAGATAG